The following nucleotide sequence is from Rubrobacter radiotolerans DSM 5868.
CCTCCGGGTCGAGGATGTTCGCCTCGCCGTCGCCGTTGCCGTCTACCCCGTAGCCAACCCAGGTGGAGGGCAGGAACTGCATCGGCCCGAGCGCTCCGGCGCTCGACGGCCCGAGGTTCTCTCCGTGGCCGGACTCTATCTCTCCGATCGCCGCAAGGATGTACCAGTCGTTTGCGAAGCCGTACTGCGCAGCGGCCTCCCGGTAGAGCCGCATGTACTCGGCCTCCGGCAGACGTTCGACGAGCGCCGGGTCTCCGGCGACGATCTCCTGCTCCGCTATCTCGAGCTCCCGCTCTCTTCCCGTTGCGGAGCCGCCGCTCGCCGAGGTGCCCGCCGGAAAAACGAACAGCTCTTCCGTCGGGGCGTTCAAGGGTGCGCTGACCGTCGCGCCGGTCGCCTCTACCGGTCGCTGCGCAACCTCCTGCCCGCCGCCCGGGCGTCCTGCTTGACGGGCGGCCTCCCGCAACTGTCTGCGCTCCATGTGGGCGATCCGTTCCCGGACCCTGCGTTCCTCTTCTCTTATGCGAAAGATGTCGGCCTGTTCGCCGGCGATGCTTTCCCGGAGGGCTAGGCGCGCCTCCTCGAGCTCGCGTCTCTCTGCTTCGAGCCTTCTGAGTTGTGCGCTTTGGTCTTCCAAGGCTACGTTGTAGGACGACTCGGCTGCGCTGATCACTTCTACCGTCTGCCGCACGGCCTCCTCGGCCTTCCGCCGGCTGTCCAGGTCCTCCCGGTCCCCGAAGAGGCTCTGCCTGAGCCCCGGGTCGAGCAGATCACCGCTCCCGAGGAGCCCTCCGAGCACGAGCTCCAGATCCCGGACTCCCTCGCCCTGGTACGCCCGGACCGCTCCTTTCCGGTAATCCTCCTCGGCAGCCTCTCTTTCTTTCTGGCGCAACTCCAGCTGCGCCCGGCTCTGCTCCAGGCGTCCTTCGAGCTCCAGTACGCGCTCGCTAGCGGCATCCAGCGTGGACTGTATCTCCTGAAGCTCCGATCCGGCAGTGGCGAGCCTCTCGACGTTCGCCTGCAGTTCGCCTCTATGGGACGTGATCCTCGACTCCGCCTCACGCACCTCGGCCTCGAAGTCCCGCTCCTGGGCCACAACGGCCGCCGACGGAAGAAAAGCCGCAACAAACGTTACGCTCAACGCCCCGCAGACTCCCCAAAAACAGGAGATCGAAAGCCTCATCCCTCACCTCGCCGCTTCATTTTCAGGGAAGCCTACAGCAATCCGTCGGACTGCGACTCTAGATTACTTATCTTATTGTTATGTTAGTTTCTACCAGTCAGGAGGCTTACGATTGTTTCGAGTTCGGAGTCGTGCCTGAAGCGAATCTCGACTTTTCCGCCGGCTCTTGACTTCTTCACCTTTGCGGGGAGTTCGATCGAGCGTGAGATTTCCTGTGCAAAGCTCTGGAACAGTTGTTCTCTTCCGTCTGCAGCCTTTGGCTCCTTCCCGCGGGTTGGCTGCTCTTGTGCAGACTCTTCTGCGGGATCGTTCGGGGATGCGGCTGCCTCACGGACGAGTTCCTCGACCTTTCTCACGGAGAGCTTTTCGGTCTGGATTCGCTGCGCCATCGCGAGCCGCTGACGGTCGTCCTTCAGGCCGAGTAGCGCCCGGGCGTGGCCCTCCGATATCCTCCCGTCCTGCAACATGACACGAACCTCTTCCGGAAGCTGCACGAGCCGGAGCGTGTTTGTAACGGAGGTCCTGCTCTTGCCGAGCCTCGCCGCGAGCTGCTCGCGGCTGAGGCCGAAGCTATCCATCAGTGCCTGGTAGGCGGCGGCCGTCTCCAGCGGGTTGAGCTGCTCTCTTTGCAGGTTCTCTACCAGCGCCAGCTCCATCGACTCATCCTCGTCGGCCTGTCGGATAAGGACCGGCACCCGTTCTATCCCGGCCTCCCGTGCAGCCCTGAGCCGCCGCTCGCCGGCGATCAACTCGAACCCGCTCTCGGTCGGCCGAACAACTAGCGGCTGAAGTATCCCGACACCCTTTATCGAGGTGGCGAGTTCCTTTATCCCGGCTTCGGAGAAGTTTCTTCTGGGCTGGAGAGCGTTCGGTCGGATCGCCGAGACTGGAAGCTCTTCGAACTTCAGCCCGCCTACGCTCTCGCCGGTGGCGATTAGCGCCGAGAGTCCTCTTCCGAGCCCTCGTCTACCCACGGGCCATTACCTCGGTCGCCACTGACTCGTAGGCTTCGGCGCCTGTGCTCTTCGGGGCGTACATTGCGACCGGAATCCCGTAGCTCGGAGCTTCGCTGAGCCGGACGTTTCTGGGGATGATCGTCTCGAAAACGCGCTCCCCGAAGAACGAACGCACCTCTTCTGCGACTTGTTTCGCAAGGTTCGTTCGCGGGTCGTACATCGTCAA
It contains:
- a CDS encoding lytic transglycosylase domain-containing protein, with product MSVTFVAAFLPSAAVVAQERDFEAEVREAESRITSHRGELQANVERLATAGSELQEIQSTLDAASERVLELEGRLEQSRAQLELRQKEREAAEEDYRKGAVRAYQGEGVRDLELVLGGLLGSGDLLDPGLRQSLFGDREDLDSRRKAEEAVRQTVEVISAAESSYNVALEDQSAQLRRLEAERRELEEARLALRESIAGEQADIFRIREEERRVRERIAHMERRQLREAARQAGRPGGGQEVAQRPVEATGATVSAPLNAPTEELFVFPAGTSASGGSATGRERELEIAEQEIVAGDPALVERLPEAEYMRLYREAAAQYGFANDWYILAAIGEIESGHGENLGPSSAGALGPMQFLPSTWVGYGVDGNGDGEANILDPEDAIPAAAGYLKASGAPEDWYAALYAYNHADWYVQKVLALSEGYRELDREGLL
- a CDS encoding ParB/RepB/Spo0J family partition protein, coding for MGRRGLGRGLSALIATGESVGGLKFEELPVSAIRPNALQPRRNFSEAGIKELATSIKGVGILQPLVVRPTESGFELIAGERRLRAAREAGIERVPVLIRQADEDESMELALVENLQREQLNPLETAAAYQALMDSFGLSREQLAARLGKSRTSVTNTLRLVQLPEEVRVMLQDGRISEGHARALLGLKDDRQRLAMAQRIQTEKLSVRKVEELVREAAASPNDPAEESAQEQPTRGKEPKAADGREQLFQSFAQEISRSIELPAKVKKSRAGGKVEIRFRHDSELETIVSLLTGRN